Genomic DNA from Amycolatopsis alba DSM 44262:
GCCCACCGCGGTCTCGGTGCTCGATTGTGGTTCCCCGCTCCGGACGGGACCGGGTATGCCGAAGCCGCTGACCTGACCGCCCGGTTGGCGCAGGCCCGTGACGAGCTCGGGCTGATTTCGGCACCACCGGAGAAGGTCACGGACATGGCAGGCCTCGACGACCGGGACGGGCCGCTGTACGTGGTCGCCGACGCCTACGACCTACCGTGGCTGCCTTACGCAGGCCACGAGCACATGTCGCACAGCTTCGTGCTCGCCCGCGCGCCCGAGGGCTGGGACCTCGTGGACGCCTATCACAACGACACCCAATGGGGTCCCGCTCGCCCGGCTGTCCGGTTCTGCACCGACGACCAGGTCGCGGACCTGCTGGCGAATGGGCCGGTCCTGGTCACCACGCTGAAGTCCGGCGCCGTTCCCGCTCGTCCGCCCGCACCATCCGCCGACGGGATCGACGCCTACGCGCTGGCCGGACGAACCTCGGAGACCGCCGTCGAGCAGCTGGTACTCGACGTGTGGCTCATCGAACGTGACCGGCGGCTGCACCTGCGCTGGCTCGACGACCATTCACCGGAGAAAGCCGAGGTGTGGCGATCGGCGGGCCGGGTCGAAGCGTGGCAGCGGCTGGCCGCGCGCACCTATCTCGCACTGCGCAGGCTCCGCCGCGGCCATCCGGTCGGCAGAGAGGTGGTCGACGAGGTGTGTCACCAGTTGCGGATGGACGCCGAACTCACCGATACCGCCGAACCCACCGCGATCCGCGAGGTGGTGCTGTCCGCGATCGGTGAGAGTCTCGCGATCGATCCGTCCACCGTCGCGACCGCGCCGACCCTGCGGGACCTGCCGGGGTTCGACTCGTTCCGGCTCGTCGACGCGCTGGAACGAGTCGAGCGGGCGCTGAGCGCCGAGCTGCCCGATGACCTGGGCGCGGACGACCTCGGCGACGTGGACGGGCTCGTCCGGTTGTTCACCCGTGCGACGGTCCGGAGGTAGGCCGGTGTCCGACGAGGTGCTTCACGACCTGCTCGACTCCGTTACCAGACGGTTCCCGGAAACCCCCGCCGTCGCGTCGCCCACAGGTGAGCGGACCTACCGCGAGCTCGCGGACGAGAGTCTGCGGCTGGCCGCCGGCCTTGCCGGCGCCGGTGTCCGTCGAGGTGAGCGGGTGCTGCTCTGCCTCAGCCGTCCCGAGGACGTCCCGGCGCTGGTCTGGGCGTGCTCACGTGTCGCCGCGGTCTTCGTCTTGACACGGGCGGAACTACCGGAAACCGTGCTGCGGCACATGATCGCCGATGCCGGGCCCGTACTGGTGGTCACCGACGACTCCGGGGTGTCGACGGTCGCGAGGGATATGGGTGTACCGGTGCGCACCCCGCACGAACTGCCGTGCGGCCCGGTGCCCCTGGCCCGGCCACTCCCGGTCGACGCCGCCTGCTTCATCTACACGTCGGGCAGTACCGCACTGCCGAAGGCCGTCGTCTCGACGCACCGGCAAGTGTGCTTCGCCGCCCGAGCCGTCCAAAGCAGACTGTCCTATCGCGACAGTGACACCGTGTACTGTGCGTTGCCGCTGTCCTTCGATTACGGTCTTTACCAACTGTTCCTGTGCGCGCTCGCCGGTGCGCGACTGTGGCTCGCCGAGGGAGCCGGGCCGGCGCTGGTGAACGAACTGACCGCCGCCGGTGCCACCGTGCTGCCCGGTGTCCCCTCGCTCACCGCCAACCTCGCCCGGTTGGTCGCCCGCCGTCCGGCGCCGCCGTCGTTGCGTTTGCTCACCAACACCGGTGCCGCGATGCCGCCCGCGCTCCTCGCCCGGCTTCGAGCGGCCTCGCCCGGACTGCGCGTGCAGCTGATGTACGGGCTCACCGAATGCAAACGCGCCACGATCCTGGCCCCGGACGAGGACCTCGACCGCCCTGGTTCCTGCGGACGCGCGCTGCCCGGCACCGAGGTGTTCGCCATCGGGGCGGACGGCACCCGAGTGCCGCCGGGGGAGGTGGGGGAGCTGGTGGTCCGGGGGCCGAACGTCATGGCCGGGTACTGGCGCCGCCCCGAACTCACCGGGCGGGTGTTTCCCCGCGCCGAGGGGCTGTTCCCCGAACTGCGCACCGGTGACCAGGGCCGTGTCGACGACGAGGGTTACGTCTACTTCGCGGGGCGCCGTGACGACCTCTACAAGGAACGCGGTACGCGCGTGAGCGCGATAGAGGTCGAGGCCGCCGCCTGCCGCGTCCCCGGCGTGCGCGCCGCCGCCGTGCGCCTGCCGGGGGCAGACGAGTTCGGCGCGATGCTGTTCGTGGAATCGGAACTCGACGGCCACGCCGTCCTGGCCGCGCTCGGCGAGCACCTGGAGGCCGCCAAAGTGCCTGCCCGGTGTGTCGTGGTCGACCGGCTTCCGTTGACCCCCAACGGAAAGATCGACCGCCGCGCGCTCGACACGGTGGCCGCACGATGAGCTTCACCGACACCCACGCCCCGGCCTACGTCTACGACCTCGACGAGGTCCGGCGCGCACACGACCTTCTCAGGTCCGCTCTGCCCGAGCCGAGCACTCTGTTCTATTCGGTCAAGGCGAACCCGCATCCCGCTGTCATCGGCGCGCTGGCCGCGCTCGGCTGCCGTGCGGAGGTGTCTTCGTCGGGGGAACTCTCCGCCGCCCTGGCAGCCGGAGTGCCCGCCTCCGATGTGCTCTACACCGGACCCGGCAAACGTGACGCCGAGGTGCTCGACGCGGCCCGGCTCGGCGTGCGGTGGTTCTCCGTCGACTCGCCCGCCGGCCTCGGCCAAGTCGCCCGAGCGGCCGGTGAGTCCGATGTGGACGCCCGGTGCCTGGTGCGGGTCAACGCGGAGACCGCCCCCGGTGGCGGGCAGGGTTTGGCGATGACCGGGGTGACCTCCGCCTTCGGTGCGGACGCGGCGTGGGTCACCGCCGACCCCGGTGCCTTCCGCGACCGCTTCGCAGGCTTCCACCTGTACGCGGGCAGCAACCTGACCGACGCGGACGCACTCGTCGCCCAGTTCGGGCACGCGATCGCCACCGCGCGCACCCTCGCCGACGTTCTCGGCGCCGATCCCGAGGTGCTCGACCTGGGCGGCGGTTTCCCGGCACCGTTCGCCAAGGCAGGTGATCTGGTGCCGTTCCCGGATCTGGGCGGCCGCGTCGCCGACCTGCTCGACGCCGCCTTCCCCGGCTGGCGCTCGGGAACTCCCGAGGTCGCGTTCGAGTCGGGCCGCTACCTCACCTCCACGTGTGGGTCGCTGCTGGTACGGGTCGCCGACGTCAAGCATTCGCACGGGCAGCGAGTCGTGGTGCTGGAGAGCGGTATCAACCATCTCGGCGGGATGTCCGGCCTGCGGCGGCTGCCGCCCCTGGTACCGGACGTCCTGACCGGCGACGCCCGCGGTCCGGCGGAGTCCACCGACCCCGTGCTGCTGGTCGGACCGCTGTGCACGCCACTGGACACCTGGGCGCGCGGCGCGCGGTTGCCCGAGGTGGCCCGTGGGCAAGTACTGCGGGTCCCCAACGTCGGCGCCTACGGCCTGACGGCCAGCGTGGTCGCCTTCCTGAGCCACCCGATGCCCAGCGAGGTCGTCGTCGAGGACGGACGGGTCGTTGACGTCTCCCGCCTCGAACTCGTCCGCACCCACCCCGCCCGTACCGCCATCTGAAGGAGTGCCGCCGATGGAGACCGTGGACCAGGACTTCGCCGCGATGTTGTTGCCCTACCTGAAATACGCGGGCGACGGCGCGGATCTCACCCCCGACGCCGAACTACGCGCGCTCGGGCTGGACTCGATGCGTGCCGTGGAGCTGCTGTTCGCGGTGGAGGACACCTACGCCGTCGTCATCCCCGACGAGCGGCTCACGGACGCGACGTTCGCCACCGTCGGCAGCCTGTGGACCGTGATCGAGGCGGAGCTCGGCACGGAGACGAGGCGGTCGGCATGACGGCGGTGGACGCGGTCGAGCAGGTCCGGATCGCCGCCGAGCGCGAAGCCGACGCCGCCGACCGGGAGGCCCGGTTCCCGGCAGGCGCGCTCGAAGCCATGCGTGCCACCGGACTGCTCGGGATGCTGGTGCCCAAAGAACACGGCGGCCTCGGCGGTTCGATCGGGGACCTGGTCGAGGCCACCGTCGCGCTGGGCAGGACCGACATGTCCGTGGCGATGATCTTCGCCATGCACGGCCAGCAGGTCGCCGCCCTGGCGGGCTACGCCGAGGGCGACCTGCGCGAGCGGGCGCTCACCGAGATCGCCGAAGGCCGGTGCTACGTCGCCTCGGTCACGACCGAGATCAAAGGCGGTGGCCTGCTCGACTCGGACTCCCGGACCGAGCTGGACGAGGGGATGCTGCGGCTGGACCGTTCCGCGCCGATCGTCACCGGTGGCAGGCACGCGGACGCCTTCCTGGTCACCATGCGCTCGCCAGGGGCGGCCTCACCCAACGAGGTCGATCTGGTCTGGGTCGAGCGTGACCAGGTGAGCGTCGCCCCGCTCGGCGGCTGGCAGCCGTTGGGCATGCGCGCCACCGAGAGCGGACCGATGCGGTTGACCGGCGACGTGCCCGCGAGCCAGGTCGTCGGCGGTCACGGAGCCTTTCCGCGGATCGCCGCCGCGGTATTCGCCCCGCTGGCCCACCTGGGCTGGGCCGCGGCCTGGCTGGGGACCGCCGCGGGCGCGTACAGCAGGTTGCTGCGCCACTTGCGCTCGTCCGCCGGGCGCAAGCGCTTCGATCCCGGATCGGACCTGGCACTGGTACGCCTGGCGTCGGTGCGTTCACGGCTCGACGTCGCCAACGCCGTCCTGCGCCACACCGCACGGGCCGTCGAGTCCACAGAGGACCCCACCGAGCTCTCGATCCAACTGCTGGTGAACACCCTCAAGACCCACGCGGCGCAGGAGTGCTTTGCGGCGGTCGACGAGATGATCGAGATCGCCGGGCTGAAGCACGGATACTTCGCCGATTCCGAACTGCGTCTCGAACGCTCGTTCCGGGACCTGCGCTCCGCCTCGCTCAACTACTCCGACGACCGGCTGCGCAAGACCAACGGCGCCCTCGCACTCCGCGATCCGGTGGTGCGTTTTGCCTGATCTGCCAGTGACGGCCGAAGCACCTGCCGTCTGGCGCGAACTGGGCCGGTCAGGGGCGATCGAGCGCTGTTCCGGCCCGGACTCCGCGCGAGCGCTGGGTGAACTGCTGACCGATCTCGATTCCCGCTATCCGGTGGGCGTGGTGCTGTCGGTCTGTGTGCAGATCGCCTCGGTCATCCCGTTGCTGCGCACCCTCGCTCCCGGCGACGGCGGTGCCGCCGACGTGTTCGATGCGGCGCTGTCGGGTAAGGCCATGGTGGCACTGGCCGCGACCGACGAGGCGGCGGCGGGCTCGGATCTGATGGACCTGGGAACGCGGATCCGCCAGGAAACAGGCGGGCCGCGCCTGGACGGCGGAAAGCGGTGGATCACCAACGCGCTGTGGGCGGATCACCTGCTCGTCTTGGCGCGATCACGCGAAACGCGGCACTTCACCAGTTTCGCCTGGGTACTGCTGCCCGCCGGGCGGGCCGTGGTGAGGCCCGGCGCCGAAGCGTTGTTCACCGGGGCGGGCATCGGCGACATCGACTTCACCGACGTCCGGCTCGACGCGAACCACGTCGTCGGCAGGCCCGGCCGGGCGATGGCGGAGTTCGTCCGGGCCATGGCGGGGGAGCGGCTGGCCGGAGGTCTGTGGGCTCGCGCGCTCTGCCGGCGGGTACTGCGCCAGACGTATCGGCGGCTCCGGGAACGCCCTGGCGGAACGGGTGTGTTGTGGGACAACGCGGCCGTGCGCGACCGGTTCGCCCGTTGCCTGGTCGCGTCGAGTGCCCTGGACGCCGAGGTCGCGGCCGCGTCGGCGGGCCCGTTGCGTCCCGCGTCGGCGATGCTGCTGAAGGTGCGCTGCGCGGACACCGTGGAGCTGGTGCTTTCCGGTTGCGTGGACCTGCTCGGCGCCGAGTCGTTCCAAGACGGTGGCTTGGCCTGGTTGCGTGCCGAGACAGCCATGTTCGGCATCGCGGGCGGGGCGAGCGGGGCGTTGCTGCAGGGCATCGCCCAGCACGCCGACGATTTGCTGACGGAGGTCGTGACGTGACAGCCGGATTGAGTTGCTACACCGCGAATCTGGAGCGTTATCTCGCGGGCGAGTTCGACTCGGCCGCCGTGGTGGGCCGGTCGGTCCGGCTCGCGGTGCGCGCCACCGAGGTCGGACTGGTGTTCTCTCACCACGCTCCCTCGCTGGATCACCTGCCCGACGGCACCCGGTTCGAGTACGCTGCCGTCACCGCCGCGGACACCGAAGACGCGCTGCGCCAGGAGATCCGACGGTACGGCCGGGCACTGGTCGTCGCCGACGCCGCCCGGTTGCCCTGGTCGGTCGCCTTCGGCGCGGCTCACGCTCCGCATTGGCTGCTCGTCACCGGCGCCGAGGCGGACCACTACCTCGTCGAGGACGCGTTCGAAGCGCTGTTGCCACAGGGAACCCAGCAGCCGTACCTCGGCACCGTCGCCCGGTCCGCCCTGCGGACCGCCATCACCGGCCTCCCCGAGTGGGACGCACCCCAGCGCGTGCGCAACGAAATGGCCTTCGGCGCCAGAATTTCCCTGCCCGGCACCACAACCGGTTCGATCTTGCTCCGGAGAGTCCTCGGTTCCGGCGAGGAACGGGCGCCGGAAAGCGGCCTCATCGAAGACGACTCGCTTGTCCTGCCGCTCCTGATGAACCGGCTCGCCGACGAGGGCCCGGCCGCGGCCCGTCACCTCCCGGACATCTGGGCCGCGGCCGGTCATCGCGCGTTCGCGCACCGGTGGCGGGCGCTGGCCGGGGACACCGAGACCGAACTGGCCACCGCCGAACTGTGGGGGGCGCTGCCACGGTGGGTGCAGATGGCGGTGGAGAGTGCCGCCCGCGGACGTCCCCGCTGGGGCGTCGCCCGTGCCGCGGTCGACGCCATCCTGCGTGCGGACGCCCCGAAGACAGGACGGACGGCATGACCGGAATCCTCGACGGTGTCACCGGAGCCGCGCGGCGAGATCCCGGCGCCATCGCACTGCAAGCCGGCACCCAGGTCCTTCGGTACGACGAACTGCTCGACCGGGCCGCCCGGATCGCGGCGGCCGTCCGCGCCCGCGTCGACGGACCGGTCCGCACCGTCGGGCTCCTTTGTGGACGGACACCCGCCGCGTACGCGGGATACCTGGCGGTGCTGGCACTCGGGGCGACCGTCGTGCCGATTAGCCCACGCTGGCCCGCTCCCCGTGTGCGGGCCGTCAGCCGTGCCGCGGACGTCCAAATCGTCCTCACCGACGTCGAGACCGATGCCGGTGGACTCACCCTGCCCGACGACGCCGACCTGCCGACCGGCCCCATCCCGTGGCCGGATCGGGTGGGCAACCCGGACGACGTGGCCTACGTGCTGTTCACGTCCGGGTCCACCGGACGCCCCAAAGGGGTGCCTGTGCGCCACCGCAACCTCACCGGCTACCTCGACGACTGTGTACGCCGCTACGACGTCGGCCCAGGGAGCCGTCTCTCGCAGACTTTCGCGCTGACGTTCGACCCGTCGGTGTTCGATCTGTTCGTCGCGTGGCGTTCCGGCGCGGCGCTCGTCGTCCCAGGCGAGCAGGATCTGGTGACACCCACGGGTTTCGTGCGATCGCGGTCGATCACGCACTGGTTCTCGGTACCGTCGATCATCACCCTCGCCCGCAGGCTGCGCGCGCTGCGCGCCGGGAGCATGCCGGACCTGCGCTGGAGTCTGTTCGCGGGAGAACGGCTCACCCTGGAGCAGGCGCGGGCCTGGTCGGCCGCCGCCCCGCGCAGCACGGTCGAAAACCTCTACGGACCCACGGAACTGACGATCACCTGCACGCGATATCGCCTCCCGGCGGGCGAATGGCCGTCGACCGCCAACGGATCCGTGCCGATCGGCTTGCCCAACGAAGGCCTCGATGCCGTGATTCTCGATGAGCGCGGCCGGCCCGCGGACGAGGGTCAGCTGGCCGTGCGAGGCCCCCAGCGTTTCGACGGCTACCTCGACGAAAACGACAACGTCGGCCGGTTCACCCACCCGGAGAACGGTCTGACCGCTGGGAACTACTACCTCACCGGCGACCGGGTCGCCTGGGCCGACGGGAACCTTCTGCATCTGGGCCGGATCGACGACCAGGTCAAGGTGAACGGTCAGCGTGTCGAACCGGGTGAGATCGAGGCCGTTCTTCGCGTCCTCCCCGGCGTGGACGACGTCGCCGTGGTCGCCGGAGAGCCCGAGCCCGGACGTGTCGACCTGCGGGCGTTCTACACGGGGGCGGCCGAGCCCGGCGAACTCGCCGAGCAGGCTCGCGCGCAGTTGCCGCCCTACATGGTGCCCGCGCGGTTCGACCGGCTGGAGGCTCTCCCGGTCACCGACAACGGCAAAACCGACCGGCGGGGACTGGCCGGTCTCGCAGGCAGCAGGGCTGGTCGTTGACCGATGCCGAGTCCGTGAAGGCCTTCACGGACTCGGCACCCGACAGGACAGTGGCATCGGTTCACTTCCGGTACACCAGCGGGTTCCACTCGTCGAAGTCCAGCGGGTCACCGGGGCGCAGTGTCGCCAGGATCTCTTCGGGCAGGATGTTGGCCGTGCCGTTGAACTCCGCGCCCTCGGGCTGCCAGGAGATCGTGAACGCCGACCGGGCGAACGGTGTCATGTTCGCGCCTGCGGCGTGCGCGGTGTCCCCGCTGTGCACGATCAGCGCGCCCTTACGGACCGGGCAAGGGGTCGGTTCGGCGTGCTCCCACGCCGGGTTGAGCAGGCGCAACCCGTCCAGCCGCCGCAGGTCGCCCTTGACCTCGACCCGGTCGTGGTGGCTGCCCGGAAGGTAGTGCAGACAACCGTTTCGCAGGTCGGCGTCGCCGAGGGCGAACCAGAACGTCGACGCGCCGGGGTGGGTGAAGGAGAACACGGGCGTGTCGGTGTGCCACCCCGTCGGCGCGCCCCACGCGGGTTTGACCATCGTCTGGTCATGCCAGATCCGTACTCCGCCGATGCCGGCGAGACGGCACGCCAGCCTGCCGAGCCGGGGATCGAGGCAGAAGCGGCGCACGCGCTCGTCGTCCTGCCATAGGTTCACGTGCTGGGACAGCACTTTCAGTGCTTTGGACCGGTGTTTCCCCAGGGCGTCGAGCAGCCTGCGGCGATCGTCGCTGCCCGCGCCGGTGGCGGCCGCCGACCGGCGCCCTTCACCGGGCAGCCGCGCGCCACCGCGTCCGACCACCGCTTCCGACAGCACCGTGCGCAGCCGTCCGACCGTGTCCGCGTCCAGGAAGTCGTCGATCACCAGGAAACCGTCGCGCCGGTAGGACCGGATCTGTTCCTCGGACAGCTCGTCGCGCATGGGGATAACCCGATCGGGTCGGGTTTCTGTAGTCATGCCTCCCAATTTCCCGCTGCGACCTACACGTCCAGTACAGCGAGCGCGCGATGTAGCCGGTCTGTATCCGCGGTGGCGAGCATCGCAGTCGCGCGCCACCGCGCGATCACGACGAGTGCCGGTTAAATTCGTGGACATGCCGGGGGAGCCGATGAACACGAGCACACCCGTCCGCAGCGGCCTTTTCCTCGGGCACCGCGGTTTCCGCCTGCTGTTCACCGCCGACGCGATCAGCCAGCTCGGCAGCCAGGTGGCCGTCGTGGCGCTGCCCCTGATCGCGTTGACGCTGCTGAACGCCTCACCGCTGGAGATCGGCCTGCTGACCGCGGCAGGCACCGCGGCGTTCGCGTTCGTGGGACTGCCCGCCGGGGCGTGGGTCGACCGGTTCCGGCGCAGGCCGGTGCTGGTGGCGGCGGACTTCTCCCGGTTCCTGCTGATGGGCTCGGTACCGATCGCGGCCCTGTTCGGCGTGCTCACCTTGCCGCATCTGTACGTCGTGGCCCTGCTGGCCGGTGTGGCCACGGTGTTCTTCGACGTCGCGTCGATGAGTTATGTGCCGTCGTTGGTCGCGCGCCAGAACCTGTTGAGCGCCAACGCGCGGCTGGAAGCCGTCGAGACCGGTGCGCGCGCGGGCGGTCCGGCGCTCGGCGGATGGCTGGTACAGCTCACCAACGCCGTCGTGGGTATCGCGGTGGACGCGGTGAGCTTCCTGTTGTCCGCGGTGGCGCTGGCACGTATCCGGCACGTCGAAGACCAGCCGGTGGTGGTCAAGACCCGGTTGCGCCGCCAGATCGCCGAAGGCGGCCGGTTCGTGCTGCGTCATCCGGTGCTGCGGCTGGTGGGTCTCGCCGGATTCCTCGGCAATTTCTGGGAGTCGGCGCTGCTCGCGGTGCAGCCGGTCTTCCTGCTCGAACATCTCGGTCTCGGCGCGGGTGCCTACGGTCTGGTGGTCGCCGCCGCGGGGGTGGGCGGGTTGCTGGGCAGTTCGGCGGCCTCCTGGGCGGGTGCCCGGCTCGGGACCCGGCGCACGATGTGGCTGCCGCTGGTCGTGGGATATCCCTTCCTGCTGCTGGCGCCGCTGGCAGGCAGCGGCTGGCTGGTGTTCCTCTATCCGTTGGGCACGTTCCTGGCCTTCTTCGGCGGCGCGATGCAGAACGTCGCGCAGCTGAGCTACCGCCAAGGCATCTGCCCACCGGAACTGCTCGGCCGGATGAACGCCACCATGCGGTTCCTGATCTACGGGGCGATGCCGCTCGGTGGTCTCGCGGGCGGCGTGCTGGCGACCGTGCTCGGGTTCCCAGGGTCGGTCTGGGTGATCGCCGCGGGTCTCCTGCTGTCGATCCTGCCGATGCTCGCCCCCGCCGTCCGGCATCTCGACGAGAGCGAGCGGGCAGCGGCGTGACGTCCGCGTGTACCCGTCGCGTATGCCGCTCCGCCAGCATGGGACGAGCAGGTCACCGAGGCGAGGAGCATGGGGATGAGCGTGAAGGTCGCGGTAGCCGGGGCCAGCGGCAACGCCGGGGGCGAGCTGCTGCGGCTGATCGAAGGTCACCCTGAACTGGTCCTCGGGCCGATCACCGCGGGGACCCAGGTGGGAAGCTCGGTGTCCGAGGTGCATCCCGGCCTTGCGGAGCTGGGCGACCGGGTCTTCGAACCCACGGACACCGCGGTGCTCGAGGCCGCCGACGTCGTGTTCCTCGCGCTGCCGAAGGGGCACTCGTCCCGGCTGGCCGCCGAGCTGACGCCGTCGGTGCGCGTGGTGGACCTGGGCCCGGACTTCCGCTTGACCGATCCGCTCGCGTGGGAGCACTACTACGGCGGCCCTCACCCCGGCAGCTGGACGTACGGGCTGCCGGAGATCCCCGGCGCGCGGGAACGTATCGCCGGTGCCCGGCGCGTGGCCACACCCGGTTGCTACGCCACCGCGGTGATCCTGGCACTGGGTCCGCTGCTCGCCGCGGGCCTGATCGGCCCGGACGACCTCGTCGTCACCGCGGTCTCCGGTACGTCCAGTGGCGGGCGAGCGGCCAAAGCCTCCTTGTCTCCCAGCGACGTCCTCGGCGCGTTGCGGTCGTACACGGTGGGGGCGACCTACCGCAATCCCGCCGAGATGGAACAGGAGCTGGCCACGTTCGCCAAAGCGCCCGTCACTGTCTCCTTCACCCCGTTCTCCGTGCCGATGCCGCGCGGGATCGTCGTCAGCTGCAGCGCTCGCCTACGTGACGGAACCGGAAGCGACGAACTGCGGGCCGCACTGGCCGAGGCCTACCTCGACGAGCGTTTCGTCCGGCTGCTTCCCGCCTCCCGATGGCCCGCGACCGCCGCGGTGACCGGGACCAACTCGGCCCTCCTGCAGGCAGGCGCGGACACCCGCACCGGCCGCGGTGTCGTGCTGTCCGCCATCGACAACCTCGGCAAGGGCGCCGCCGGGCAGGCAGTGCAGAACGCCAACCTGATGCTCGGCTTGCCCGAGGACGCCGGACTGACCACACGAGGAGCGTCATGACCAGCACCGCCACGCGTACGGCGACCGACAGCCTGCGGGCCCGGTTCGGCCGGGCGCTCATGCCCACCTATGGCACCCCCGCGCCCCCGATCGCGCTCGCCGCGGGCGAGGGCTGCCGGGTCCGCGACGTCGACGGCCGGAGCTACCTCGACCTCATCGGCGGTCTCTCGGCCAGTTCGCTCGGGCACGGCCATCCGGACCTGGCGGCGGCGATCGCCCGGCAGGCGGGCGAGCTGGTGCACACGTCCAACCAGTTCCTGCACGGACGCGAGGTCGAACTGGCGGAGCGGCTGCGTGACCTGCTCGACGCCCCGGACGCGCGCGTCTACCTGTGCAACTCCGGCACCGAGGCCACCGAAGCCGCACTGAAGCTCGCTCGGCACGCCCAGGGACGGGACCGGCCGATGGTGATCGCGGCCGAGGGTGCCTTCCACGGCCGGACCATGGGCGCCCTGCCGATGGCCGGTGTCCCCGCGATCCGCGACCCGTTCACCCCGTTCGGTGTCGACGTGCGGTTCGTGCCGTTCGGCGACGTCGCCGCCTTGACCGCCGCGGTCCGGGACGACACCGCCGCGGTGTTCCTGGAACCCGTGCAGGGTGAGGCGGGTGTGGTGAGCCCACCCGAGGGATACCTGCGCGCGGCCCGTGAGGCGTGCGACGCCGCGGGTGCGCTGCTGGTCCTCGACGAGGTCCAGAGCGGTATCGGGCGTACCGGCCGGTGGTTCGCCCACCAGGCCGAAGGGATCGTCCCCGATGTGATGACCCTGTCCAAAGGGCTCGGGGGCGGTATGCCGATCGCCGCGTGCGTCGGTTTCGGTTCCTGCGCCGGGATTCTGGTACCGGGCACGCACGGCAGCACCTTCGGCGGAAACCCGGTGGCGTGTGCGGCCGCGCTGGCCGTGCTCTCGGTGATCGAGCGCGACGGCCTGCTGGAGAACGCCTCCCAGGTCGGCGCCGCGCTGGCCGAGGGCATCCGGGCCGTGGAACATCCCCTGCTCACCGGGGTGCGCGGCCGGGGCCTGTGGCTGGCGATCACCCTGGCCGAA
This window encodes:
- a CDS encoding acyl-CoA dehydrogenase family protein encodes the protein MTAEAPAVWRELGRSGAIERCSGPDSARALGELLTDLDSRYPVGVVLSVCVQIASVIPLLRTLAPGDGGAADVFDAALSGKAMVALAATDEAAAGSDLMDLGTRIRQETGGPRLDGGKRWITNALWADHLLVLARSRETRHFTSFAWVLLPAGRAVVRPGAEALFTGAGIGDIDFTDVRLDANHVVGRPGRAMAEFVRAMAGERLAGGLWARALCRRVLRQTYRRLRERPGGTGVLWDNAAVRDRFARCLVASSALDAEVAAASAGPLRPASAMLLKVRCADTVELVLSGCVDLLGAESFQDGGLAWLRAETAMFGIAGGASGALLQGIAQHADDLLTEVVT
- a CDS encoding acyl-CoA dehydrogenase family protein; the protein is MTAVDAVEQVRIAAEREADAADREARFPAGALEAMRATGLLGMLVPKEHGGLGGSIGDLVEATVALGRTDMSVAMIFAMHGQQVAALAGYAEGDLRERALTEIAEGRCYVASVTTEIKGGGLLDSDSRTELDEGMLRLDRSAPIVTGGRHADAFLVTMRSPGAASPNEVDLVWVERDQVSVAPLGGWQPLGMRATESGPMRLTGDVPASQVVGGHGAFPRIAAAVFAPLAHLGWAAAWLGTAAGAYSRLLRHLRSSAGRKRFDPGSDLALVRLASVRSRLDVANAVLRHTARAVESTEDPTELSIQLLVNTLKTHAAQECFAAVDEMIEIAGLKHGYFADSELRLERSFRDLRSASLNYSDDRLRKTNGALALRDPVVRFA
- a CDS encoding AMP-binding protein, with translation MTGILDGVTGAARRDPGAIALQAGTQVLRYDELLDRAARIAAAVRARVDGPVRTVGLLCGRTPAAYAGYLAVLALGATVVPISPRWPAPRVRAVSRAADVQIVLTDVETDAGGLTLPDDADLPTGPIPWPDRVGNPDDVAYVLFTSGSTGRPKGVPVRHRNLTGYLDDCVRRYDVGPGSRLSQTFALTFDPSVFDLFVAWRSGAALVVPGEQDLVTPTGFVRSRSITHWFSVPSIITLARRLRALRAGSMPDLRWSLFAGERLTLEQARAWSAAAPRSTVENLYGPTELTITCTRYRLPAGEWPSTANGSVPIGLPNEGLDAVILDERGRPADEGQLAVRGPQRFDGYLDENDNVGRFTHPENGLTAGNYYLTGDRVAWADGNLLHLGRIDDQVKVNGQRVEPGEIEAVLRVLPGVDDVAVVAGEPEPGRVDLRAFYTGAAEPGELAEQARAQLPPYMVPARFDRLEALPVTDNGKTDRRGLAGLAGSRAGR
- a CDS encoding class I adenylate-forming enzyme family protein, translating into MSDEVLHDLLDSVTRRFPETPAVASPTGERTYRELADESLRLAAGLAGAGVRRGERVLLCLSRPEDVPALVWACSRVAAVFVLTRAELPETVLRHMIADAGPVLVVTDDSGVSTVARDMGVPVRTPHELPCGPVPLARPLPVDAACFIYTSGSTALPKAVVSTHRQVCFAARAVQSRLSYRDSDTVYCALPLSFDYGLYQLFLCALAGARLWLAEGAGPALVNELTAAGATVLPGVPSLTANLARLVARRPAPPSLRLLTNTGAAMPPALLARLRAASPGLRVQLMYGLTECKRATILAPDEDLDRPGSCGRALPGTEVFAIGADGTRVPPGEVGELVVRGPNVMAGYWRRPELTGRVFPRAEGLFPELRTGDQGRVDDEGYVYFAGRRDDLYKERGTRVSAIEVEAAACRVPGVRAAAVRLPGADEFGAMLFVESELDGHAVLAALGEHLEAAKVPARCVVVDRLPLTPNGKIDRRALDTVAAR
- a CDS encoding phosphopantetheine-binding protein, with translation METVDQDFAAMLLPYLKYAGDGADLTPDAELRALGLDSMRAVELLFAVEDTYAVVIPDERLTDATFATVGSLWTVIEAELGTETRRSA
- a CDS encoding MFS transporter, coding for MPGEPMNTSTPVRSGLFLGHRGFRLLFTADAISQLGSQVAVVALPLIALTLLNASPLEIGLLTAAGTAAFAFVGLPAGAWVDRFRRRPVLVAADFSRFLLMGSVPIAALFGVLTLPHLYVVALLAGVATVFFDVASMSYVPSLVARQNLLSANARLEAVETGARAGGPALGGWLVQLTNAVVGIAVDAVSFLLSAVALARIRHVEDQPVVVKTRLRRQIAEGGRFVLRHPVLRLVGLAGFLGNFWESALLAVQPVFLLEHLGLGAGAYGLVVAAAGVGGLLGSSAASWAGARLGTRRTMWLPLVVGYPFLLLAPLAGSGWLVFLYPLGTFLAFFGGAMQNVAQLSYRQGICPPELLGRMNATMRFLIYGAMPLGGLAGGVLATVLGFPGSVWVIAAGLLLSILPMLAPAVRHLDESERAAA
- a CDS encoding phytanoyl-CoA dioxygenase family protein gives rise to the protein MRDELSEEQIRSYRRDGFLVIDDFLDADTVGRLRTVLSEAVVGRGGARLPGEGRRSAAATGAGSDDRRRLLDALGKHRSKALKVLSQHVNLWQDDERVRRFCLDPRLGRLACRLAGIGGVRIWHDQTMVKPAWGAPTGWHTDTPVFSFTHPGASTFWFALGDADLRNGCLHYLPGSHHDRVEVKGDLRRLDGLRLLNPAWEHAEPTPCPVRKGALIVHSGDTAHAAGANMTPFARSAFTISWQPEGAEFNGTANILPEEILATLRPGDPLDFDEWNPLVYRK